AATTTATGAAAAAAGAAGAGATGTGATGATAGAGGCCTTTGCTCAGGCTGGTTGGGAGCTTAAAAAACCAAGCTCTAGTATGTTTATCTGGGCGAAATTACCACCAAAAGTTAGTCATCTGGGCAGCCTTGAGTTTTCAAAGCAGCTTCTTACAAAGGCATCAGTCGCAGTTAGTCCGGGTATTGGTTTTGGCGAGGGCGGAAACGACTATGTACGTCTAGCTCTTATCGAAAACGAAAATAGAATAAGACAAGCAGCAAGAAATATAAAAAAATATTTGAAAGAATTTGAATGAATGTAGCGATATTAGGCGTTGGAACCGTTGGCGAGGCAGTTGCAAAAATTTTACTAAAAAACAAAAAGCTAATCGCAGCAAGAAGTGGCGAAGAGATCGTACCAGTCATTGGAGTGGTCAGAAATTTAAATAAAAAAAGAAATGCTGGCATCCCTTTGACTGACGATATAAATAGCGTTATAAACCGCGATGATATCGATGTTTTTGTCGAACTTATGGGTGGTGTGGAAGAGCCTTTTAGGGTTGTGAGTGAAATTTTAAAGCGAAAAAAAGCAGTTGTGACCGCAAACAAAGCACTTCTTGCCTATCACAGATATGCTTTGCAAAATTTAGCCAAAAATATACCATTTGGCTTTGAAGCAAGTGTGGCCGGTGGGATACCGATCATTAGGGCCTTAAGAGAAGGCTTAAGCGCAAACCATATCGTTAGTATAAATGGCATACTCAACGGAACTAGTAACTTTATCCTAACCTCGATGATGGATGAGGGTTCAAATTTTAAAGACGCGCTTAAAAAGGCGCAAGAGCTTGGATACGCTGAGGCTGATCCAACATTTGACGTGGGTGGGTTTGACACAGCTCACAAGCTGCTAATCCTTGCAAGTATCGCATACGGTGTGCATGGCGATCCAGAGGATATTTTGATCGAAGGTATTCAAAATATTACACCTGAAGATATATTTTTCGCAAAAGATTTCGAATACTCTATAAAACTTCTAGCAATTGCCAAAAAAAGCGAGGGTAAAATCGAGCTACGCGTACATCCAGCGCTTGTACCGCAAAATAAAATG
This is a stretch of genomic DNA from Campylobacter concisus. It encodes these proteins:
- a CDS encoding homoserine dehydrogenase, producing MNVAILGVGTVGEAVAKILLKNKKLIAARSGEEIVPVIGVVRNLNKKRNAGIPLTDDINSVINRDDIDVFVELMGGVEEPFRVVSEILKRKKAVVTANKALLAYHRYALQNLAKNIPFGFEASVAGGIPIIRALREGLSANHIVSINGILNGTSNFILTSMMDEGSNFKDALKKAQELGYAEADPTFDVGGFDTAHKLLILASIAYGVHGDPEDILIEGIQNITPEDIFFAKDFEYSIKLLAIAKKSEGKIELRVHPALVPQNKMIAKASGVTNAISVVGEVVGETMYYGPGAGGDATASAVISDLIDIARDSKSPMLGYKAPFELNTLELLDRDRIKTKYYFRLKVEDKMGVLAKITNLMSENNLSIDSILQKPKDESEFAVLFFTTHTSLEADVRRTIEILKEQEYIKEEPFMMRIEE